In Danio aesculapii chromosome 17, fDanAes4.1, whole genome shotgun sequence, the sequence ATGCAGTAGTCTAAAGCAATagttgaagtggatcaaaaaaataTTCTTGatctgcatgatattggaaaaatctgatgttGCAATATTCTATTTTTtagcgataaatattgcgatagaAATACAATTTCACAAGATAAATTGAATAGAACTATTTGACTATTTTTGGGGAGACTAACAGTATCCAGGTACAGAGATTAAATAATCACAATGGAAAAAAATGCCCTTCTTACCTtgcttcttaaaaaaataaagagtaaaaatattgtttagttttcaccatcagaagaaataagtgaaaattaagagtttttccttaaaacaagctaaattatctaccAGTGGGGTACGTGAAAtaatgttttcactttgaaatgtagatatttggactagaaaaggACAAAAGCTGTATAAATCCGTATTTTTcctaataaatcatataaattccatataaatacagtgattaaatacaattctgtggttcctggtcaactatatttcagactcaacattgcacatctttgcgatgtgactattggtGATGCTCGCATTGCAATAtagatgctaaaatgatatattgtgaagccattttatatatatatatatatatatatatatatatatatatatatatatatatatatatatatatatatatacatatgaaaaaaatgaagAGACTCTACTTTAACTAATCTATATaaagaaatgtgtgtaaacaGGTCTAAATGTGATCACTAATATTGTTTGACTAAACGTTCGTAGACCTCTATAAACATGTCGGattattgatttgtattattatgtaggtattaatttatttgaattcttTTTACAATTGACATTGTCTAACTACAAatgtatacaatactgtaaagggtttgtttctgtgtaatttattttatttgaattttaacttgtttgttaatttattttggcAGCAAGGGTTATTATGGAAAAAAAAGACTACCTTGATTgcacaaaatgttttgttaaaacatatataaaagtagtggattacaatattgagttaccccccaaaaagtaactttttttagtaAGTAATGCGTTGTTACTTTAGTGGTACTTTTGCGCTTTTTCTggcctggctgaggcttgatcccTTTTCAGAATTTGCAAAATTGCaggctttttcttcttcttcttctgtttttttttttaataacagttaACACACCCTAAAACCacataaccttcatttaccttaaaaaaagtgAATGTAGGATAcgttacttaatttattttaagtaatacGTTACTTTACTCATCACTTAtagaaaagtattattatttaactcACATTAATTGTAATGCATCACAATCAAcactgtatgtatttgtgtgtgtgggtgtgtatgaacATACACTTTTTGGCAAGAATAAATTGAACTAGCCTTTGGTAATATATGAGACACTTCTTTCCACAGCTTCTTTTCTTACCAGCTAATCTGTCTATAAAGGGAATGTATGAGATCATTCACGCTGACCAGTTATTCATAAACCCAAATGTGGCACACTGAAAAGCAAAGACGACAGATAAGACGCTGCAAATAAAAGCCATGCAGTGTGACAATCACCTGCTCTGTAATTCCGACACTTGCTGACCTTGTAAATGTGAATAACAAAGCTGCAAAAGTCTGTGTTGTGGTTTAACAGCAGGTCTAGACAAGTTTGCCTTCAGCAGTAGCAGCTTTATCACTTATTTTGCTTACAGTCATTTACATCAGCTTCTACACTGCCATTTTCTCACTCTGAAAGGAAGTGTACCAAAACtttagaaagagagagaaaaaagagccATCAATATGTCAGCAGTCAAGCTCATTTCCGGCTGATGTGGCCCTTGTGGCTTTCGCTGATTTGAATACCGTCGAGAGAAAGAAGAAACAGCAGAGCGGTTTAACTATCATTCAAGATGGCGTGCAAAGCAACAAGTGAGCGCAGCACTTGTTATTAACAGCTGTGTCAGCAAGCGCAGCATTTGTGCCGTCCAGCGCCGGCCCGCCCATTACTCTTCTCTGTGTGCAACAGTTTAGCAGCTGTGCGGCCTTTAGAGAGCAAGCGGGAGACATCCTGTTTTTACAGTGGGATTTGCTGGGGGGTGTGGAGGGAGCTGACCTGTTTCAAAACAGCAGTGTAGATGTAATACCTTATTTTGGGAGATTAACTAAAATGGTCATATGATAAATATTTGTGAAACAATGATAAAGAGATAGTACTGTTGATTTTGAGTCATCCAGGATTTAGGAGTCATAACTAAAGGTGCTTTTTGGCTGAAAATGTGGTActttcagtcaaaaaaaaaactaaataaaatgaattcctATGGattctgatgatacattgagatcttataaagcaaaacaattgataagtgaataaaaaagaacattatttactacattattacctttaatccactgTTTTAGTAATTATTTCTAAGTGCACTTACAAATTTGGAGCGCCAGCTTcctgttttaaatgatgaatgCGCAGGTGAAGAAAGCAAGTCTTGTTGTATATTTTGTAGTTACCCCGACTAAGTATAACTGAACGATCAAACGGTATGATTAACTATTAACAGATTTCCCATTCTTTGAGATGgggctgtgtgattaattgaaaagtaatcgaaaacGACATTCAGTTCATATAaccgatcaaatttttccaggacgatttttttcaattactttccctaccacatgtggagtcacgtgactcCACTCTGTTAGGCTGATTTACACTTTCGTGGccactttgcactacattgacgatcagtgtgagctgcgccagagatgccttgagatgcaatattttgcattccaataaaaataatatttactttaaaatatttctttacagaagatgcaagaaagcacggtttaaaatattatttacaggatgtACAGGAGTTACTTTATTTAGAggagatgctgcttattttctacgtttaatatgaaaaacactgaaattaATTCATTTAGTAATTTCCCAGTATTAGTAATTTGGCCAATGTgtgctttaatttcagttgttcagcattgatgttcaataaataatcatagacagTAGATGTTTCCTTcaactattttaaaatcaagtaatccaccctttattcaaaaatctctatgagcatatttactgtacaaattttgtcagtgaactatgagggcaaagtaatacatttatgaatcataatcgagttaaaatgttcaattaattgagattttgattttaggccaaatcgcccagccctagtttgaGATACAGGTTTGTGCGTCAGGAGGCTTGTGAACAGAACATCTGCAGATTAAAGATAATAGgtgtattccagaaagcaggtttaATTTATTTCCACATTAAAACACAAACTTTGGATTTTTAACCTTAAACCATCTAAATTAAGGTATGTCAGTTCAAACATGGTACATGGTACAGGGGGTAAAATCAGATTATGTTAACCTTGATATATTTCTAGATTACAAATTAAGCAACACATTTAACAGAAAAGGTCAAAAATGTAAAAGATTTCATTAAATAAAAGGACAAATAAACGTTTTTAAAGagagttgagttttttttttctttttcttttggatatattaaaactattaagaaaCACACATATTAAGCTCGGAGGTGAACTAAACCTGAAAAAGAAGCAGGTTATGTTCAGAGCATAAGTTGCTACGGTAGCTTGCCTAAGTTacctcagttttttttatttaaagcttaggttatgcacttaaataaaaattttaaagttCCAAGAGAAATGgaattttaaatgaacaaacagagggcgtggcttgttttttctaccactggctgaatggatgtagtaaagtaggcttttcattcagaaagatcgggaaggGGGTTTTACAAGAGTTATTACAACATAGACACCTCCTGCTCACTATTTCTGtatgctgtcaaaactgacagttgaaccAGCCTGGTTTAATATGTTAGCCCCtcccattacctcaaaatcaagtaatctgaaaataaaactgaaaacaaacaggaagtgcattttcagatttcaactaaagattagaagggcaaacatgAATTGTTCGCTACAAAAcgggcaatgtgagctaacaaaaccatgttttgatttcttggggactttaactTATTGGAGTATGTCACATAACCCGCTTTCTGAAATACCCCAACAATGTTACATTTATTGCACAGATTGAGTATTCTGCTTCCTAtagcccaaactttttcttatgaagggccaaaaacttgATTGACAGCGGTGAGGCAGAAGGTAAATATATCAAGCTATATTTCAAAGTTGCCATGGATAAGTTatctcaaaataaatagaaaacattactttctATCATATTAAGATTATagtcatattaatattaatcatattaactaatgcattattatatattttttacatttcataatgaacccattataatgaaaacataagaaTTCTATTTATAACATAATGGAGTTTAATGCCGAATACACTAGTctagctgcacctgcctttgccttgatttgcccACTAAGGACTTCTGAATTGTGGTCTGTCCATTAAGCAAAAGGATgttcatgaaaaataaataaaattacaacaactaattgaaacatttaagcAATGCTAGTTTTTTGTAgcctacaaataaaacaaacaaacgaaaggTTACAATAATTAGAAACGACAATGTGTATTAAATGCATTAACCCCAACCCTACCCAAAATTCGccatctcttctcagatgggatggcgggccaaatcaaataTTTCCATTGAcaaactttggcccgcgggccctagtttgggcgtCTCTACTATAGACCCTATCATCAGGATTCACtctattattaattttgtttggtCTGTATATGCTTTTTCGTCTCTTAAAGTAACAGTAGCCTGTGACATGCAATTTATGGACCACAATTTCAGCTAAAAAGCTTCATTAAATGTActtctaaagaataaaaatagCCGACAGGATGGTCTGAGATtgagtaaattaacaaattatgGGGTGAACAACCTCTTTAAATTTGCCACAGTAAGGTGCCTGGATGTGGCCAGACACAGTCAAACATTAAACCCAACACACATTCTTCAGAATCTTATCTGCCGTGGATTCCAAAGTGCTCGGTTTGGAAAACACTGTGCAAATACATTTGTGCTGCAAACTCTGCgaaaagcagaaaaaaagtattttccaTGCACGCTACCCAGAACACAACTAAAAACAGAAATGTGGAGGAATCCTCTACCAGTGCAAAACGCATTTTCCATATGACTTTGGTTTGGCTTAGCAAATGACGGTGGAAACTCCCGTGGTATCAATACGCATCATGAATCGGTCAGAACAAGAACCAactaaaaggattaaaatgactAAGTTTAATTTGACAATTACATAGCTGTTTCTGTACATGTATTTTTCTCAAAATGATTAACGCAAAGAGAGAGGAAATGAACAGAATGAAACATTTCTCCCCAAAATCAACAGTTTAGTCCACTCTATCGCAAGCAACTACACTTGAATGTAACAATCCCACATTTGAGAGAGATACGTGTGAGTGTCAATGACAATCAGGCCAATGCAATTACTTGAAATGGTAAAAGGGCTACAAAAGGCATCCTATGATGTTTGAAAATGAAGTCTTTTTAACATTAAACTGGTTTTGGGCATCGCAATGCAAACACTCATGGACTTCCTGTGGATTTTCAAGCCTTTGAGTTCGATTATGCTGTGTGAATACAAGTTATGTCAGTGGTAAGCCCGCTTTCAACGATTAGGCTTTTTGCATAAAATGTTCCATGGACTCATTTACATGTTGATTATCATTGGATGTCAGTGATATCATAACTATGGCACAGTTCAAAACCTGTTACACCACATAGCTACCTACAATTAGTATGCTACAACCTCCTCAGCAAATCTGTGCTTTGCTACAGTGGATGCCTCGATACATTTCGGTATAAAATGCCTTTAACACGCTGTTGGGACTGTTTGGTGGAGACAAACTCCAAGACTTTTTGACTCAAAGTAAGAAGCTGAAGTAGAgaaaacaaatatagaaaaacCTACAATCAATCAAAGAAAGGGGAAAAAATAGAGAATCTTCATTTAGGAATGCTTTATCATTGTTAAGCAATAGTCCGAGATGTGTGTGACAGCTGTCACAGTACACAGGAAACTGAAAGCAAGCCAACCCCCATTACTTCGCTTCGAAAAAGGCCCAGTttgaaaacaaaccaaaaataaatgttaactctAAATCAAAACAGCACGAATATATTTGTTGGAGAGATCTGATTTTCTCCAATTTCCAGTTCATTTGTCCTAAACAGTCAGTGCCAGAGTCATTAAGACTTGTAGTTAGAtgttaaccaagttaagccttcgTACAGTCCGTCTCCAGTGGTCGCACACGAGGGCTGCACGTACCAGTTTCTATCCCGAATACGTGTCAGTCCCAGCTTTTCCTGGATCTCATGCGGCTTCATGGCGTCCGGCAGGTCTTGCTTGTTGGCGAAAATCAAAATGATGGCGTCCCGCATCTCTCGGTCGTTGATGATGCGGTGGAGTTCCTGCCTGGCCTCGTCTATGCGATCTCTATCAGCGCAATCCACCACGAAAATTAACCCCTGCGTGCCTGTGTAATAATGTCGCCACAGGGGACGGATCTTGTCTTGTCCACCCACGTCCCACACGTTGAAC encodes:
- the arf6b gene encoding ADP-ribosylation factor 6b, giving the protein MGKMLSKIFGNKEMRILMLGLDAAGKTTILYKLKLGQSVTTIPTVGFNVETVTYKNVKFNVWDVGGQDKIRPLWRHYYTGTQGLIFVVDCADRDRIDEARQELHRIINDREMRDAIILIFANKQDLPDAMKPHEIQEKLGLTRIRDRNWYVQPSCATTGDGLYEGLTWLTSNYKS